From the Candidatus Binataceae bacterium genome, the window CGCAGCCCGCGACGGTGGCTTTGCAGCCGAGCGGCCGCGCCGTGCACGCTGACGTCCGCCGAGGGCAAGCGCGGCTTCAGGTCTTGAGCCCGAGCTTTACCGAGGTCGTACAGTTGACCTGCCATCCGCTGTTCGTGCCGAAGCACCAGAAGACGGCGTTGTCGGCGGTGATGCGGTAGGTCGGGAGCGATTCCTTATTGTTGTAGCAGAGCGTGCGGTAGCAGCCTTCTTTGCCGCAGCAGTCGCGGTAGCCGATGATGTATTCCTTGTGGTCGGCGGGATCCATGCAGGTCCCGACCCACGAGGTAGGCGACATGATCGTACCCGGCGGGCATTCGCTGTTGCTGCCGCCGCATTGCCCGCACGGGATCCCGTCCAGCGCGCAGTGGCGCCAGTAGTTGCAGCTGTCGGGGTCGCTGGCCGGCAGATTGTCGCCGAAGCTGAACGCTTGCGCGCTGCGAATCACGCGTTCGACCGGCAGCAACGGAATCACCATCCCGCCCACCAAGACCCGGCCGAGGCTGGCGAGGAAGCCGCGGCGCGAGGTGCGTTGCGCCACCCTGCGTGACCAGCGTTCAACCAGCGCGTCCATCTCGATTCTTCCTCTCACGCCGATTGTGTCGGCGAGTTTCATTGCAGTCACGCCGCTACGGCACCCACATCGTCCAGGGCAGCGGCGCGGGCAAATCGGTAGTGCCGCGATAGCGGCCGCTGAGCGCCGAATAGACCTGGAGCCTGCCGGTATGGGTGGTGACCGTGAACAGCAGCGGGTTGCCATCCTGGGTGGTTATCATTGAATCGGCGGGCTCGGCCAGGGCGATCCGATCGACGCGTCGCTTCTGGTGGACGTCGAAGACCCAGGCCTCGGTTCCGACCTGGCGATGCGACCACTCGCCGCCCTGATGCATCAGGACATAGAGCAGTCCGCGCTTCTGATAAGCCCAGTACACCTGCCATCCGCCCGGCAGCCAGTGCTGCGCCTTGTCAGCGGCGTCGAGCAACGACCAGGTCGGCTGAAACTGCGCCTGCGGCCCGGAGAGATCCACCGGATGCACCACGCCGTGGTAGCTGACGAAGTAGCCGACCTTGCCGACCATCGCCGGGTAGCCGAACACCGGGTCCTTTTCCGGATCGAAGAAGGGCCCCGCGCGCTTGGTGCTGGCGGCCTTGCCGGCCTCGTCCATCGTCACGGTCAGCATCGAGCCGTCGCCGCAGATCGACGAGAACTGACGCGGCGCGGTGACGAATATCTCGGTGCAGGAGGGGGTCGCGATGGTGCCGAGGAACTTGTTGCTCCTGAGGTCAACCACGGTGACCGAGGTCGCCGGCGTCATGTTGGTGACCAGCAGAAAGCGGCCGTCAGGCGTGACGTCGGCCTGGGTATGGTCGGGGATAGAGAGCTGGCGCGGCGGGATCGCGATCTCGCCGGTGACATTGAGCGTGCGCGCGTCATAGATGGTGACGACATCGGTGCGCGTGCCGCGGGTGCCGCGCGACCAGTAGGTGTCGGCCATGAAAACGCGCTTGCGGTCGGGCGCCAGCGCGAAGTCGCTCTCCAGCCCGCCCGAGATCATCCCCAGCGTCCGCAGCGAGTCGCCGTCGATGAGGCTTACGCTGTTGATCGTGACGTTGCTGATCGGGTCTTCGACGAACACCCAATGCGGGCTCATCGCGGGCAGCGTGGCGACCTTGACCCCGGTGGGCGGCGGCAGATTGAGCTGCGAGGCCGCCTCCTTGCCGCTGACCTGGGCGAACGCGCCGCTGCCAAGAGCGAGCCCGCCCATTACCACCGCGAGCATCTCGAGCAGCCTGCGAGTCATCGATTTCCTCGAAAAGCCGCATTGCCGGACGCGGCTCGGATGGACGCCACGGGCGCGCGTGGCCACGGCGGTTTGTGGAACACACCCTGACATCGAACCGGTCCTCCCCCGAAATGCCAGAGCAGACTCGTGTGCGTAGCATTGCGGACACCGCAGGGTCAACGAGGCCCGCTGCGCAGCCGTGATGCGAATCCACAAGCGGCAGCCGCGGCCTCGCGGGATCGGCCGGCCTCGGCCGAGATCGTTGGCGACCGATGAATCGCCGGCTGCGAGCCGGCCGGCGACAGCGGCGCGAGCTGCCGGAGTCTCAGACTTCGCGGCGCAGTTGTTCGTCGATTAGCCGGGCCAGGCTGTCGCGATAGATCGACGGCGCAAGCACACCGAGCGCGGCCATCGCCGCTTCCGCCTCCGCCGCCGCCATCGCGCGCGCCCGCGCGACCAGCGTCGGATCGCGAAGCAGCTTGAGCGCGCGCTCGAGCGTTGCCCGGTCGAGCATCGCGCCGTTGGCAAACAGCGCGGCGATTTGTGGATTGGCGGCGGCGCCCAGCACCACCGGCAACGACGGAATCCCGGCGCGCAAATCCGAGCCCACCGGCTTGCCGATCTTTTCCTCGGGTCCGAGGATGTCGAGCAGGTCGTCGATCATCTGGAAGGCGAGTCCGACCGCTTTGCCCAGCCGTTCCATCGCGTCGATCGCGCGCGCGTCGGCGCCCGCCAAATCCGATGCGACCTTGCCGCCGGCGGCGAACAGCGAGGCGGTCTTGCGCGTGATCACGGCGCGATACTCCTCGAGGCTGGCGGCGGCGTTATGGCGCAGCCGCCCCTCCATCACCTCGCCCTCGGTGAGCTGGATACAGGCCTGCGCCGCCGTGCGCACGAGATGCTCCTCGAAGCGACCGCAGAGCTCGAAGGCGCGGCAGAAGAGGTAGTCGCCGGCGACCAGGGTCGCCGCCGGGCCGTAGCGCGCGAGCGCCGACGGCTTGCCCCGCCGTAGCATCCCGCCGTCGATGATGTCGTCATGCAGGAGCGTCGCCGAGTGAATGAGCTCGATCGCGATTGCGGCGTCGATCGCGTCGGGCGCGGTGCGGTCGGTGCCGCCGCAGGCGCGATGGACGAGCAGGACAAAGGCCGGGCGCAGCCGCTTGCCGGCGCCGTCGACCAGGTAATGGCAGATCTCCGCGATCAGCGCCTCATTGGAGTCGAGCAGACGGCCGAGCTTCTCCTCGGCGGCGCAGAGGTCGGCCTCGACGGCGCGCGCGGGGTAGGGCGCGCCGTGCGGCGCGGTCGCCTCCAGCGCGGCGGCGGTTTTGGAACGATTCACGATAGGGTTTACGCCTTTCGGGTCATCGCAATCGGATCAGCGGAAGAGGTCAGCCTCGGCCGGACGGATCAGGACGCGCGCGCTCGCCTCGCACGGCTCGTACGGATAGCCGCGCACGAGCACGGCCGGGATAGCGCCCGCCTTGGGCATCAGCAGCCCCGCGCCCGCCGCGATTTCGTCGGCGATCGCGACGACCGTGTGATGGAGCTCGCGGCCGCCGAGGTCGGCAGTGCCGCGCAGGTCGAGCATCGGGTTCATCCCCGCGATTCCCAGGCATACCTCGGTCAGGCCGTCGCGCCATGGGCGGCCGAAGGTATCGGTCACCAGCACCGCCAGTTCGACTCCGGTGATCGCGCGGACCTCCTGGCGGATGCGCGCGGCGGAGCGGTCAGGGTCCTCCGGGAGCAGAATCGCGCGGTTGTCGCCGAGGCTGTTGGACTCGTCGATGCCGGCATTTGCGCACACCCATCCGGGGCCGGTTTCCACGATCAGCACGCCGCGGTCCATCCGCACGATCCGGCTGGTCTGGCGCAGCACCAGCTCGACCGCGCGCGGGTCCTTCTCCCAGCGCGCGGCGAAAGCCAGCGCCAGCGTCGACGGCTCGATCTCCCTGAGATCGACGGTGCGGCCCTCGGACTTCGAGACTACCTTCTGGCACACCACGAGGATATCGCCGGACTCGAATCGGAGCCCGCCGCTCATCGCGGCGGCGCAGATCAGCTCGCCCAGCCTGTCGCCCCTGGCGACCAGCGGAATCCCTTCGATCGCGGTGAAGGTGACCGAGCGCATCGGGCATTCAGCCTACACTTCGAGCGCGCGCAGAACCACGTCCGCAAGGCGCGCTGCGCGCCGCTCGTCGGCCATGACGGTGTCAGTGACCACCGGGCGCATCCCGAGCCGCTCGACTTCGTCCGCCATCCGCCGGTCCGCGTTGTCGAGCACGAAGGTCGCGCAGATATCGCGATAAAGCCGCGCCACGCCGAGCGCGGAGGGCTGGTGGCCGAGGTATCGCAGCATTCGGTCGGCCGGCCCCTTTATCGCCTTGCCTCCGACGATCGGGCTTATCGCGGCGACCCGTGCGCGCGCCCGGCGCATCGCCGCGCGCATCCCGCGCAGGGCGAGAATCGGCCCGATCGAGACGAACGGGTTGGACGGCGCGATGATAAGCGCCCTTGAGCGGCGGATCGCCATCAGCGCCGCGCCGAGCGGGCGGGCGCGCGCGGCGCCGCGCAGCTCGATTCGTTCGACGACGCCGCGAAAGCGTCGGCGCACGAAATATTCCTGGAATGGTATCGCCGCCCGCCCGCGCAGCTTGACAAACGTGCGCACGCGCTCGTTGCTCATCGGCATCACGCGCGCGCGCACGCCGAGCCGGCGCGCGATCTCGGCGGTGATCCGGCTGAGCGGCCATCCCGCGCGCATCCGCTCGCTGCGGAACAGATGAGTGGCAAGGTCGCGGTCGCCAAGATTGAACCAGGCGCGTCCATAGAAGCGCTCGAGCGCGCCGAGCGCGTTGAAGCTCTCGCCCGCCAGTCCCCATCCGGTGGCCGGATTGACCACACCCCCAAGCGTGTACACTACGGTGTCGAGGTCCGGCGAGACGTGCAGCCCGTAGAACTGCTCGTCGTCGCCGGTGTTGACGATCGCGCAGAGCCGCTGCTGGCCGGCGACGCGCGCCAGCCCGCGCAGGAACTTAGCCGCACCCACTCCCCCCGCAAGCGTGGTGATCGAGCGGGGCGGGGGCGGAAGCTTCACTGAGCGGGCGCGCGCCATTGGGGGCTCTTTTGCCGTAGAGCTTCTTGTAGGTGGTCGAGCGCTCGACCGCAACCCGGCCCATTGCGCGCGCCTTGTTCTCGATCAGGTCAACCGGGATGAACTCGCCGGCGTCGCCGCCGGCCTGGGCGGTGATGCTCTCCTCCATCAGGGTGCCCGAGAAATCGTTGCATCCGCCCTTGAGGGTCAGTGCGGCGAGCTCGACGCCGAGCTTGACCCAGGAGGTTTGCAGGTTGTCGATCTGCCCGCGCAGGAACAGGCGCGAGCACGCGTACATCTGGAAGTCGCGCTTGCCCTTGGGCGGCGGCTCGCCGACCAGTCCCTTGCGGAAGAGCACCGTGTTGTCGTGGATGAAGCGCAGGGGCACGAACTCGGTGAAGCCGTGAGTGCGCTTCTGGATGTCGCGGATTAGCGCGAGATGGTTGACCACTTGGCGCGGGCTCTCGACGTGGCCGTACATGATGGTCGAAGTGGTCGGCACGCCGAGCGCGTGGGCGGTGGTGATAATCTCGACCCAGGTCGCGACGTCCACCTTCTTGTGACTGAGAATCTCGCGCACGCTGTCGTCGAGGATTTCGGCCGCGGTGCCGGGAATCGAGCCCAGCCCGGCGTCGCGCAGCATCCCGATGTACTCCGGGTAGTCCATCCGCACGCGCCGCGCGCCGTACATGATCTCCATCGGCGAAAACGCGTGGATGTGGATCTCGGGGAAGCGGCTTTTGATAGTGGCCAGCAAGTCGCGGTACTTGAACGCGGGCATGTCGGGGTTGATGCCGCCCTGCATGCAGACCTCGGTCGCCCCGCGCGCGACCGCGTCGGCGACTTTGGCCAGGATGGTCTCGTCGGAGTGGTCGTAGGCGTCGGACTCCCAGCGCTGGCGCTTGAAGCCGCAGAACTGGCATCCGACGAAACAGATGTTGGTGAAGTTGATATTGCGGTTGACGACGTAGGTGACCTCGTCGCCGACGTCCTCGGCGCGCACCACGTCCGCGCATTTGATCGTCGCGCGGAGATCGTCACCCTCGGCGGTGTACAGCAGGAGCGCTTCGTCAGGCGTCAGTTCCCGGCGCGTCAGCGCGCGCTTGAGCGCCGCCCGCACGTCGGGCGAAGCGTTGTCCATCAGCGTGCCGAGCGGCGCCGCCTCGATCGCGTCGATGTAGTTGCGCAGCTCGTCCAGGTTCTCGTTCACGACGCACCTCCGCCGAGCTCCGCCTGATGGCGCGCGAGCGCCGGGCGCAGCCTCGGATCGACCCAGTCATCATTGACGTATTCGGGGTAAATTGCGAGCCGCTGGCGCAGCTCAAAGCCGGCGCGCGCGCAGCGTTCGGCCAGCCGCTCGGTATGCGGCCAAGGCGCCTCGGGGTTGACGTAATCGCGGCTGAGCGGCGAAATCCCGCCCCAGTCGTTGATGCCAGCGGCGAGGAACAGTTCGATCTCGTTGGGCGACAGGTTAGGCGGCGCCTGCACGTTCATTCCGGCGCCCAGCACCAGGCGCGCGGTCGCGATCGCCCGCGCCGTCTCCATCGCTTCCGGCTCCGGCGCCTCGGCCATCGCGATCTCCGGCTTGGCACGGAAGTTCTGGACGATCACTTCCTGGACATGGCCGAAGCGCTCGTGAAGGTCGCGGATCGCGAGCAAGCTCTGCGCGCGCTCAGCCGCGGTCTCGCCGATGCCGAGCAGGATGCCGGTGGTGAACGGGATGCGCAGTTCGCCCGCCTCCGCGATCATGCGCATCCGCAGCGCGGGATCCTTGTCGGGGGCCCACTGATGGACGCCGCCGCGCGCGCGCAGGCGGGGCGAGATGCTCTCGAGCATCAGGCCCATGCTGACGTTGAGCGGCCGCAGCATTGCCATCTCCTCGCGCGTCATGATCCCGGCGTTGGTGTGCGGCAGGAGCCCTTCGCCCAGCGCGATCTCGCAGGCGCGCGCAACGTATTCGATTGTGCTGCGGGCGCCCAGCCGTACAAGCGTTTCGCGGTATTCCTTGAAGGCCAGCTCGGGCTTGTCGCCCAAGCACATCAGCGCCTCGCGGCATCCGAGCCGGCGCCCGCGGCGCGACCATTGCGCGATCTCGGCCGGCGCCATCGTCCACGCCCCCGGCTCGCCCGGGTCCCTGCGGAACGTGCAGTAAGTGCAGCGGTCGCGGCACAGATTGGTGACCGGTAGGAAGACCTTGCGCGAGTAGGTGACGACGCGTCCCTTGGCGCGCTCGCGCAGTTCGCCCGCCGCCGCCAGCATCGCGGGAAGCTCGGCGTCGGGGCAGGTGATGAGCGCGATCGCGTCGCCTTCGGACAGGCGCGCGCCGGCCAGGGCGCGATCCAGAATTTCGCGGATTTGCGGGGCCGGGGGGCGCTCCAGCACGGATAAGGACTGCGCCGTCGTCATGCCATCGCCCCTTATAGGCCATCAAGTTGGAAAGGGCAAATCGCGCCTGCCGCGCGCCCGGGCGGTTTTGTCTTGGCCTGCGCCTGCGATAATGTTGAGTTTGTTTGACGCCCGACGCTGGCGGCATGCCTTGCGCCGGCTGTGCGAGGTACATGATGGCTGATGTCGAAGGCGCAAGCGCCGTCCTGCCCAACGGCGCCGCGCGCGTCGAGTACGAGCTCCAGCTGTATTACTGGGTCAAGCTGATCCGCGCCTTCGAGGAGCGCGTTTCGCGGCTTCATCGCCAGAACAAAATCCTCGGTGGGGTTTACTCGGGCGCGGGCCAGGAGGCAATTGTCACCGGGATTTGCGCACCGCTGCGCGAGGGCGACTTCGTCGCGCCGCTCCATCGCGACCTCGGCGTCTTTCTGATGCGCGGAGTCGAGCCGGGGCGGCTGATGGCGCAGCTGATGGGCAAGGAGACCGGGCTGTCGCGCGGTAAAGACTCGTTTCTGCACGGCGGCGACATGGAGCACGGGGTTTTCGGTTCCACCTCGATGCTGGGATCGTCGCTGCCGGTGGCGGTCGGCGCCGCGCTCAAGTTTCAGATCAAGAAGGAAAAACACATTGCGGTTGCCTTTTTCGGCGAGGGCGCGAGCTCGCGCGGCGACGTCCACGAGGCGATGAACTTTGCGGGCGTGCGCAAGCTGCCGGTGGTCTTTGTGTGCGAAAATAACCGCTACGCCTATTCGACGCCGCTCGAGCGGCAGATGGCGATCGAGGACGTCGCCGCACGCGCGACGGCCTACGGCTTCAAGGGTCATGTGGTCTCGGGCAACGACCTGCTCGCGGTGGTCGAGCTCAGCGAGCGCGTCATGAACCGGGTGCGCGAGGGCGAGGGCCCGGCGCTGATCGAGTGCAAGACCTACCGCTACCGCGGACATAGCGAGCATGACCCCGCGCTCTACCGCGACAAGGAAGAGCTGCTCGAATGGGAGAGCCGCGACCCGATTCCGCAGTACGAATTTTACCTCCAGAAGAAGGGCCACGACCTCAAACGGATCCGCGAGGAGATTGATGAGCGGGTGCAGCGGGTGGTGCAGGAAGCGGTTGATTTTGCTGAGCAGAGTCCATTGCCCAAGCCCGAGGAGGCGCTCGAGGACCTCTACGCGCCCTCAGGCGCCGGCGCCACAAACATGGCCGGCGGCAACCATCGCGGCTCCTAGGTCCGCGCCCGGTTCCACAACCCCTTAGCTTGGGCGTCGAGCCAGGATGGAAACGACTTACCTCAAGGCTATCAACCAGGCGCTGCACGAAGAGATGCGGCGCGACGAGAACGTCTTCGTGATGGGCGAGGACGTGGGTGAGCTGGGTGGCGCATTCAAGGTCACCGAGGGGCTGCTCGAAGCCTACGGCGAGGACCGCGTGATCGACACGCCGATCTCGGAGGCGTTGATCGTCGGCGCTGGCGTGGGCGCGGCGGTCCTCGGGATGCGCCCGGTGCTGGAGATGCAGTTCGCTGATTTCATCTCGTGCGCCTTCGACCAGATCGTCAATACCGCCGCCACCCTGCGCTATCGCCACGGCGGTAAGGTCGCCTGCCCGATGGTGGTGCGGGCACCGTCGGGCGCGGGCGTCCACGGCGCGCTCTTCCATTCGCAGAACCCCGAAGCGTGGTTCACTCGCGTGCCGGGACTCAAGGTAGTCGCCCCGGCAACGCCCTACGACGCCAAGGGCCTGCTCAAAAGCGCGATTCGCGACGACAACCCGGTTATCTACTTCGAGCACAAGCGGTTGTACCGCAGTATCAAGGAGGATCTGCCGGAGGCGGATTTCCTGGTCCCGATCGGGCCGGCCGAGGTGCGGCTGGAGGGGCGCGACCTGTCGATCATCACCTACGGTGGGACGCTCCATCAGGCGCTCGACGCAGCGCGGATCGTTGAGAAGGAAGACGGGCTTAAGGTCGAGGTGCTCGATCTGCGGACGCTGCTGCCGCTCGACCGCGACGCGATCATCGCTACCGCGCGCAAGACTGGCAAGGTGCTGATCGCGCACGAGGACCGGCTGACCGGAGGGATCGGCGGCGAGGTCGCCGCGATCATCGCCGAGCACGCTTTCGAATATCTCGACGGGCCGATTCGGCGGGTGGCCGCGCTGGACGCGCATACCGCCTTCAGTCCGCCGCTGGAGGAGTACATCCTGCCCAACACCAACAAGATCGTCGAGGCGGTCCGCGAGTTGGCAGCCTACTAAGGACGCGCTGGCAAATGATTTGCGAAGCGCAACCTGTCGTCACTGGGCGCGCGTGGACTCGCTTAGCTCAGATGACGGGCCGTTTAATCCGCGCTGCTTGCGCAGCACGAGCATGGATCGCCGAAGAACGGGTTTGCGATGGCGCTTGAAGTGACGATGCCCCAGATGGGCGAGAGCGTGGTCGAAGGCACGGTTACCAAGTGGCTGGTGCACGAGGGCGACCGGGTCGAAGAAGACCAGCCGCTGTGCGAGATCTCGACCGACAAGGTTGACACGGAAATTCCGTCGCCCGGCGCGGGAGTGATTGCCAGGCTGGTTGCCGCCGAGGGGCAGACGCTGCCGGTCGGTGCGCTGATCGCGGTGATCGAGGGCGCTGCTGGGGGGCGGGCGGAGCCGAAGGCTGCGCCCGCCCCCCAGCAGGTGGCGGCGGCCAAGCCCGAACCTGCGGCCAAGCCCGAACCTGCGGCGCCCCGGCTGCGCGCGGTGCGGCCCGAGCCGGCGCGGCCGCAGGCCGCGCCGGCTCAGGCCGCACCTGCGCCGCCGCCTCCAGCAGGGCCGGCCGCGGCGCCGGCCGGCGCGCCGCGCCGCTATTCGCCGGTTGTGATGCGGATCGCCGAGGAGCACGGAATCGACCTGAGCCGCGTGCTGGGCACCGGTATCGGCGGGCGCGTCAGCAAGCGCGACGTGCTGGCCTACCTCGACGCGCTGCAGGCGGGCAAGGCGCCGCCGGCCGCGCCTGAGGGGGCGCGGTCGGCAACCGCAACCGGCGGGCCCGCTGCCGCGGCGGCGGCGTCGGCGCCGGCAGCGGCGGGCGCACGTCCCGTGGCAGCGCCCGCTCCGGCGGGACCGGCTTTCCGGCCCCCGGTGTATGAGCCGCGCGAAGGCGACGTGGTCGAGCCGTTTACCCGCCGGCGCAAGCTCATCGCCGAGCACATGGTTTACTCCAAGACCCACGCCCCGCACGTGGGCACGCTCGCAGAGGTTGACCTGACCCGCGCGATGGCGCTGCGCGAGCAGCACAGGGCGTCGTTTGCGCAGCGCGAGGGCTTCGCGCTGACGCTGCTGCCGCTGGCTGCCGCCGCTACCGTGCGCGCGCTCAAGGAATTTCCCCGGATGAACGCTTCGGTTGTCGGCGACTCGCTCATCGTCCGCCGCCAGATCAATCTGGGCATCGCCATGGACACCGAGGAAGGGCTGCTGGTGCCCGTGATCAAGGCGGCGGAGGGGATGTCGGTGGTCGGCCTGGCGCGCGAGATCGAGCGACTGCGGCGCAAGGTCGCCGAACGCAAAATCACCGCCGACGACCTTGCCGGCGGCAGCTTCACGCTCTCCAATCCCGGGCGCGAGGGGAACCTGTTCGGCTTTGCGATTATCAACCAGCCTCAGGTCGGGATTCTCAGGATGGGCGAGGTCAAGAAGCGGCCGGTGGTCGTCGAGACCGATGGCGCCGACGCGCTCGCGATCCGCACGATGATGTACCTCGCGCTATCGTACGACCATCGCGTGATCGACGGCGTGCTCGGCAACCGTTTCCTCTACCGCGTCGCGCGCATCCTCGAGGAAGCCGACTTCGAGCTGTAAAGGAAGGCGCGGGCGAAGCGCCCGCGCGTCACGACGGTCGCAGGGACGCCCGTTCCACTGAACTAGAGGGCAGGGTTCTTCTGGGCGACGCCCCCTCCAGCGCGAGCCCGCGGGCCTGTTCGTAGAACAATTGCGCGTAGGTTCCGTTGCGCCGCAGCAGATCGGCATGAGTGCCGGTTTCCACTACGCGACCCTTGTCCACCACCACGATCATGTCCGCGCTGATCGCGCTGCGCAGGCGATGGGCAATCAGAAAGACCGTCCGCCCCTCCATCAGGCGCTCCATCGCCTCGTGGATCAAGTTCTCCGACTCGGAATCCACCGCCGAGGTCGGCTCGTCGAGGATCACGATCTTCGAGTCCTTGAGGAACGCGCGCGCCAGAGCGAGCCGCTGGCGCTGACCGCCTGAGATCTTCACGCCGCGCTCGCCAATCACGGTGTCCAGCCCGTCGGGCAGTTGCTCGACGAAGTCGCTGAGGTTGGCCGACTCCAGCGCCTGCCACAGCATCTCGTCCGTCGCATCGGGCCGCGCGTAGAGCAGGTTGTCACGCACGCTGGCGCTGAACAGCAGCGCGTCCTGCGCGACCAGGCTTACGCTCTGGCGCAGCGCCTTAACCGTGTAGTGGCGCACGTCCTTGCCGTCGATCAGCACGCGGCCAGCACTGACGTCGTAAAAGCGCGGGATCAGGTTGGCCAGCGTGGTCTTGCCCGCGCCCGAGCGCCCCACCAGCGCGACCTTCGATCCGCCCGCGACATTGAGGTTAATTGCTTTGAGCACTTGGTCCCCGGGTTCGCCGTTGCGCGCCGGGTAGCCGAAGCATACGTGCTCGAACCGCACCGCGCCCTTGCGCACCACGAACGGGCGGCTGAGCGGATGGTCGGTGATTTCGGGCTTGAGGTCGAGGAAGCCGAAGATGCGCTCGATCGCGGCCAGCGAAGCGGAGACCACGACCGAGAGTTGCGCGAAGCGCTCCAGCGGCAGGTAGAGGAAGCCGAGGTAGGAGAAAAAGGCGATCATGGTG encodes:
- a CDS encoding polyprenyl synthetase family protein, which produces MNRSKTAAALEATAPHGAPYPARAVEADLCAAEEKLGRLLDSNEALIAEICHYLVDGAGKRLRPAFVLLVHRACGGTDRTAPDAIDAAIAIELIHSATLLHDDIIDGGMLRRGKPSALARYGPAATLVAGDYLFCRAFELCGRFEEHLVRTAAQACIQLTEGEVMEGRLRHNAAASLEEYRAVITRKTASLFAAGGKVASDLAGADARAIDAMERLGKAVGLAFQMIDDLLDILGPEEKIGKPVGSDLRAGIPSLPVVLGAAANPQIAALFANGAMLDRATLERALKLLRDPTLVARARAMAAAEAEAAMAALGVLAPSIYRDSLARLIDEQLRREV
- a CDS encoding alpha-ketoacid dehydrogenase subunit beta, giving the protein METTYLKAINQALHEEMRRDENVFVMGEDVGELGGAFKVTEGLLEAYGEDRVIDTPISEALIVGAGVGAAVLGMRPVLEMQFADFISCAFDQIVNTAATLRYRHGGKVACPMVVRAPSGAGVHGALFHSQNPEAWFTRVPGLKVVAPATPYDAKGLLKSAIRDDNPVIYFEHKRLYRSIKEDLPEADFLVPIGPAEVRLEGRDLSIITYGGTLHQALDAARIVEKEDGLKVEVLDLRTLLPLDRDAIIATARKTGKVLIAHEDRLTGGIGGEVAAIIAEHAFEYLDGPIRRVAALDAHTAFSPPLEEYILPNTNKIVEAVRELAAY
- a CDS encoding thiamine pyrophosphate-dependent dehydrogenase E1 component subunit alpha, which translates into the protein MADVEGASAVLPNGAARVEYELQLYYWVKLIRAFEERVSRLHRQNKILGGVYSGAGQEAIVTGICAPLREGDFVAPLHRDLGVFLMRGVEPGRLMAQLMGKETGLSRGKDSFLHGGDMEHGVFGSTSMLGSSLPVAVGAALKFQIKKEKHIAVAFFGEGASSRGDVHEAMNFAGVRKLPVVFVCENNRYAYSTPLERQMAIEDVAARATAYGFKGHVVSGNDLLAVVELSERVMNRVREGEGPALIECKTYRYRGHSEHDPALYRDKEELLEWESRDPIPQYEFYLQKKGHDLKRIREEIDERVQRVVQEAVDFAEQSPLPKPEEALEDLYAPSGAGATNMAGGNHRGS
- the cofE gene encoding coenzyme F420-0:L-glutamate ligase, whose protein sequence is MRSVTFTAIEGIPLVARGDRLGELICAAAMSGGLRFESGDILVVCQKVVSKSEGRTVDLREIEPSTLALAFAARWEKDPRAVELVLRQTSRIVRMDRGVLIVETGPGWVCANAGIDESNSLGDNRAILLPEDPDRSAARIRQEVRAITGVELAVLVTDTFGRPWRDGLTEVCLGIAGMNPMLDLRGTADLGGRELHHTVVAIADEIAAGAGLLMPKAGAIPAVLVRGYPYEPCEASARVLIRPAEADLFR
- the cofD gene encoding 2-phospho-L-lactate transferase; protein product: MGAAKFLRGLARVAGQQRLCAIVNTGDDEQFYGLHVSPDLDTVVYTLGGVVNPATGWGLAGESFNALGALERFYGRAWFNLGDRDLATHLFRSERMRAGWPLSRITAEIARRLGVRARVMPMSNERVRTFVKLRGRAAIPFQEYFVRRRFRGVVERIELRGAARARPLGAALMAIRRSRALIIAPSNPFVSIGPILALRGMRAAMRRARARVAAISPIVGGKAIKGPADRMLRYLGHQPSALGVARLYRDICATFVLDNADRRMADEVERLGMRPVVTDTVMADERRAARLADVVLRALEV
- the cofH gene encoding 5-amino-6-(D-ribitylamino)uracil--L-tyrosine 4-hydroxyphenyl transferase CofH, which gives rise to MNENLDELRNYIDAIEAAPLGTLMDNASPDVRAALKRALTRRELTPDEALLLYTAEGDDLRATIKCADVVRAEDVGDEVTYVVNRNINFTNICFVGCQFCGFKRQRWESDAYDHSDETILAKVADAVARGATEVCMQGGINPDMPAFKYRDLLATIKSRFPEIHIHAFSPMEIMYGARRVRMDYPEYIGMLRDAGLGSIPGTAAEILDDSVREILSHKKVDVATWVEIITTAHALGVPTTSTIMYGHVESPRQVVNHLALIRDIQKRTHGFTEFVPLRFIHDNTVLFRKGLVGEPPPKGKRDFQMYACSRLFLRGQIDNLQTSWVKLGVELAALTLKGGCNDFSGTLMEESITAQAGGDAGEFIPVDLIENKARAMGRVAVERSTTYKKLYGKRAPNGARPLSEASAPAPLDHHACGGSGCG
- the cofG gene encoding 7,8-didemethyl-8-hydroxy-5-deazariboflavin synthase CofG, producing the protein MTTAQSLSVLERPPAPQIREILDRALAGARLSEGDAIALITCPDAELPAMLAAAGELRERAKGRVVTYSRKVFLPVTNLCRDRCTYCTFRRDPGEPGAWTMAPAEIAQWSRRGRRLGCREALMCLGDKPELAFKEYRETLVRLGARSTIEYVARACEIALGEGLLPHTNAGIMTREEMAMLRPLNVSMGLMLESISPRLRARGGVHQWAPDKDPALRMRMIAEAGELRIPFTTGILLGIGETAAERAQSLLAIRDLHERFGHVQEVIVQNFRAKPEIAMAEAPEPEAMETARAIATARLVLGAGMNVQAPPNLSPNEIELFLAAGINDWGGISPLSRDYVNPEAPWPHTERLAERCARAGFELRQRLAIYPEYVNDDWVDPRLRPALARHQAELGGGAS
- a CDS encoding methylamine dehydrogenase light chain, which produces MKLADTIGVRGRIEMDALVERWSRRVAQRTSRRGFLASLGRVLVGGMVIPLLPVERVIRSAQAFSFGDNLPASDPDSCNYWRHCALDGIPCGQCGGSNSECPPGTIMSPTSWVGTCMDPADHKEYIIGYRDCCGKEGCYRTLCYNNKESLPTYRITADNAVFWCFGTNSGWQVNCTTSVKLGLKT
- a CDS encoding amine dehydrogenase large subunit; amino-acid sequence: MTRRLLEMLAVVMGGLALGSGAFAQVSGKEAASQLNLPPPTGVKVATLPAMSPHWVFVEDPISNVTINSVSLIDGDSLRTLGMISGGLESDFALAPDRKRVFMADTYWSRGTRGTRTDVVTIYDARTLNVTGEIAIPPRQLSIPDHTQADVTPDGRFLLVTNMTPATSVTVVDLRSNKFLGTIATPSCTEIFVTAPRQFSSICGDGSMLTVTMDEAGKAASTKRAGPFFDPEKDPVFGYPAMVGKVGYFVSYHGVVHPVDLSGPQAQFQPTWSLLDAADKAQHWLPGGWQVYWAYQKRGLLYVLMHQGGEWSHRQVGTEAWVFDVHQKRRVDRIALAEPADSMITTQDGNPLLFTVTTHTGRLQVYSALSGRYRGTTDLPAPLPWTMWVP